Sequence from the Pristiophorus japonicus isolate sPriJap1 chromosome 10, sPriJap1.hap1, whole genome shotgun sequence genome:
aataaggagaaactgttttcagtagcataagggtcagtaaccagtgaacacagatttcaggtaattgacaaagaaccaaaggcaacatgaggaacttattctatccgtgcctttgttacctctcgacttgactattccaacgcacccctggctggcctcccacattctaccctgcataaactagaggtgacccaaaactcagctgcccgtgtcctaactcgcaccaactcccactcacccatcaacccctgtgctcgctgacctacattggcttccggttaagcaacgccttgatttcaaaattctcatccttattttcaaatccctccctggcctcgcccctccctatctctgcaatctcctccagccctaaaaccccccgagatgtctgcgctcctctaactctgccctcctgagcatccctgattataatcgctcaaccattggtggctgtgccttctgctgcctaggccctaagctctggaattccctccctaaatccctccaccttgctacctctctctcctccttcaagacgctccttaaaacctacctctttgaccaagcttttggtcacctgcgctaatttctacttatgcagctcaatgtcaaatttttagcgcataatactcctgtgaagcactttgggatgtttcagtacgttaaaggtgctatataaatacaatttgttgttgttgtgatctggaatgtgctgctgaaagcaaattcagtagtaactttcaaaagcgaattggataaattcttgaaagggaaaaaattgcagggaggagtaagtctaattggatagctctttcaaagagctggcacaggtatgatgtgccgaatggcctcctcctcggctgtatcattctatgattctttctagAATGCATGAGATCATGAAGATTCATTCAAAATCATCCCAGTAAATATTTTGCATATTAGAGATTGGAATAATCTACCCTTTTGAGCTCTGCAGGACCAAGATCTCAGGGGTTTACCTGGGCACTATTTAACTGCAattagactgggtaggatattaaagggtatggggagtgagtttCTTCCTCTCTTTTACCTCAcattctctcattctttctctttctccctttccccactcctttccactcccctctctcttctcttctctcccctttTCGCTGTCCCCTCTGTATATGGCAGTTTTATCGCTGTATTGTAGGAAGGAcaagattgcactagagagggtgtaaaggagatttacaaggatgctgcctggaatggagaatcttagatatgaggacagattgtataggctgggtttgttctccttggaacagaggaggctgagaggagacctcattgagatgtacaaaattttgagtggcctggatatagtggatatcaagggcctatttcccttggtggagaggtcaattatgagtgggcataggtttaaggtggttggtggaaggttcagagggaatttgaggcaaggcttcttcatgcagagggttgtgggggtctggaactcactgtctggaagggtggtggatgcagaaaccctcaccacatataaaagatgcttggatgggcacttaaagtgccgtaacctgcagggtcccAAAGCTGgtatgtgggattagactggataacttcttgttggctggcacagatataatggtaagcactgcagggaatcgaatacggccagggtgatctggactagtttcaattgcctggatgggtcagagaggaatttttccagattttttccccaattggtctgggtttttatctgatttttgcctctcccaggagatcacatggctccagttggggtggagtgtagaatgtttcagtataaggggtgtcgcagttgtgtggggtggactggttgagccagatgctctttgcctttccgccattgttcattgttcataggtttatatgtaaccttcagggctgctgaccgagggccgtgcggctctttgtcggccggcgcggacacaatgggccgaaatggcctccttttgcgctgtaaatttctatgtttctatatgtacaTCTTTTAATGTCTGTCTCTTAACTTCACATAAAAACCAAGACCACCCCAAATCATTAACCTCTCTTTTTAGATGCTGAcaaacctgttgtgtatttccaacaATTTCAGGTTTTATTCTGAATTAACAGGATTGACCATTTTTTTGCTGCCTCTATCTCTGTGTGTCCCTCGATCTTGTTATTTGTTTTACTTTGTGCCTTTCTCTATCTTCATCTGTGTGGCCCTCCCTTTCTCTGTCAGTAACAAAACAGTCATTTAAATTTAATCGCACAGCACACAACACCAGATCTGGTTTCAGTTATGTGAGATCACCTGGAGTTTCTGTGCAGTCATTTCATTGTTTGATCTCTGAAAACTATGAGAAGAATTTGCAATTAAAATGAAATGAACTGTGTTGGATGGTTTGCTTTGTGTTTGGTTCTTGTCCTCCAGGCTCAAGTCTGTAGTTCCGACCTGATTGCTTTGGGTCTCATTGTCAGCAAGCCCAGGGCAAGTGGTAATAGGAGAAGGCGTCTGCAATTCAGTCAGGTGCCATATTCCAAGGTGCATCCATGAAAATCTGCTTTGGTTCAGCCCACATTACCCTCCTGCTCTCTCTTTTCATGCCAGCTGACCTCTGCTTTGGGCATGGGCTCCCAATACCTGCGGTGATCACCAAAGAGTCCTTAGATGCCCAGTAGGCAAATACCAAATTCCTCACATTAATAATGGatgagttaacatagaaacatagaaaataggtgcaggagtaggccatttggcccttcaagcctgcaccatcattcaataagatcatggctgatcattccttcagtacccctttcctgctttctctccataccccttgatccccttagccgtaagggccatatctaactccctcttgaatatatccaatgaactgacatcaactctctgcagcagggaattccagaggttaacagctctctgagtgaagaagtttctcctcatctcagtcctaccccttatcctaagactgtgtccctggttctggacttccgcaacatcgggaacattctaccgacatctaacctgtcccgtcccgtcagaatcttatatgtttctatgagatcccctctcatccttctaaactccaatgtataaaggcccagttgatccagtctctcctcatatgtcagtcctgccattcccgggaatcagtctggtgaaccttcgctgcactccctcaatagcaagaatgtccttcctcagattaggagaccaaaactaacacaatactccaggtgaggcctcaccaaggccctgtacaactgtagtaagacctccctgctcctatactcaaatcccctagctatgaaggccaacataccatttgccttcttcaccgcctgctgtacctgcatgccaactttcaaagactgatgaaccatgacacccaggtctcgttgcacctccccttttcctaatctgccgccattcagataatattctgtcttcgcgtttttgcccccaaagtggataacctcacatttatccacattatactgcatctgccatacacttgcccactcacctaacctgtccaagtcaccctgcagcctcctagcatccccctcacagctcacacctccacccagtttagtgtcatctgcaaacttggatatattacactcaattccttcatccaaatcattgatgtatattgtaaatagctggggtcctagcattgagccctgcggcactccactagtcactgcctgccattctgaaaatgacccgtttatcccgactctctgcttcctgtctgccaaccagttctctatccatgtcagtatattacccccaataccatgtgctttgattttgcacaccaatctattgtgtgggaccttggcaaaagccttttgaaagtccaaatacaccacatccactggttctcccttgtccattctagtagttacatcctcaaaaaattacagaagatttgtcaagcattatttccctttcataattccatgctgacttggaccgatcctgtcattgctttccaaatgcgctgctatttcatccttaataattgattccaacattttccccactactgatgtcaggctaaccggtctataattacctgttttctctctccctcctttttttaaaaagtggtgttacattagctaccctccagtccataggaactgatccagagtcgatagactgttggaaaatgatcaccaatgcatccactatttctagggccacttccttaagtactctgagatgcagactatcaggcctcagggatttatcggccttcaatcccatcaatttccctaacaattttccacctaacaaggatatccttcagttcctccttctcactagaccctcggtcccctcgtacttacggaaggttatttgtcttccttcgtaaagacagaatcaaactatttgttcaattggtctgccatttctttgttccccattacaaattcacctgaatccgactgaaatggacctacatttgtcttcactaatcattttgtcttcacatatctacagaagcttttgcagtcagtttttatgttcctggcaagcttcttctcgtactcaatttctccctcttaattaaagcctttgtccccctctgctgaattctaaatttctcctagtcctcaggtttgttgttttttcttaaAGTATGTCTTAATGAGTTTGCTGTTTTTCCGTAGGAAAGTGTTGACCAGGAAGATCTACTTCAGTTGAGGAATTATTCAAACTCATCTCAGCATCAACTCCACTACAAAAGGCAGCAATGGGGGAATACATAGACTTGTTGTCCAAGCTCCAGAAAGACTACCAGAGACTTGAGGACCTCAGGACAAGCAACATCAAGGAGCACGAAAGAACCTTCAACTCCTCTGAACATGTTCGACTGTTAATTCTTCAACAAGAGCAAGCCATTCTGCGAAAAGTAGAGGAAGAACAATGTGAACTGGAGCGGCAGCTCACAGCCTTACAGGAAGCTAACCAAATAAGTCTCCAAGAAGGGATCTCCAAAATCGACCAGAAACAAGAGCAGATTCTACTACTTTGCTCCAAACTTCAGACATTGATAAACTCTGGGGGCAAGCACATAGGTGCCAGAGAGATCCGAGATGAAATTGCCAAGATTTTCCCCAAGGAGAAGAGCTTCAATATCACACTGAAGAAGCCTCAGTTTGCGCCAAGGCTCCAGCAGGGCCTGAAGCTGGGGAAGATAGTATCAGAGGAACGGTCCATTcaattctccttctcctccctgtgTCAAGGTGGTGAGATGAGGAGTCCCTCGATTACTGGAGAGCAGAAGTGTAGCTCAGTGCAGAAATGCAGAGTTAAGACAGGGAACACTACATTAAGTGAGATTTTGGATATCAACAGCACATTCCCTTGGCAAAACCTAGACTGTGACAGCATTAGTCAAAGCTACGCTTTGGTAGGAGATCCTTCAAGGGCTCAAGATGACTTCTTTCAGGACAGCATGGAGGATCAGGTGAATTGGAAAGGATCTGATGGAGAGAGGCTGAGCGAGGAAGGGATGCTGCCTCTCAAGAGCTCAGGAAACAAGATTTCTCTGAGGGTGAGTGACTGTCAAACAGTTCCATCTCCAAACACAGAGAGCTACAGTACAATCGGGAGTAAAGCTCCAGGGAGTGAAGGTTGTGGGAGATGCAGGTCATCTGAAAAGGTAAATATTTCGGCCTCATGGCTAGATGGTGGATGTGTCCCTCATACTTCACctgaagtactggagaaattagagGTGCTTGAGCAGAGAAACATTGCAGTGCCCCTCACAGTGAGAGCTTCATGGATCAAAAGAGACCCTTCTACAAACCGAGCCACCGATATTCCTGGACCAGTGAGTTCTCAGTGCCCCGATGTCCAGATTTCAGGCCAGTCTGGCCCAGACAGGAATTACCAAACACCTAAATCTTTGGCTGAGGACTCCACAAGCTCATCTGTGACATTTAACGATAATTTTCACATTCAAAGGGACCAACAGCCAATCAGCACTCTCAGTTCAGTGACAAAGAACAAACCTGAGCCTGCACTGGGCTCTCAGACTATGACCTCTCCAGCTAATGCCCACGAGGACTCTACCACACAGGTGCACCCAACGGCTTCTGTGCCCAATACCGATCTTCACAACCCTTTCTCACAACTAAGGAACAGTCATTGTACTGTGACACACAGAAACAAGGCAAATCAATCTAACCCCACTGACCATCAAGACTGCCTAGGAGGTGACTCAACATCCAGCTCGTCTCCGTTAGAAACTTCCAGCCCATTTGATTGTGAATCCATTTTCAGAGTGACTGCTGCTTTTATCTCTGATGAAGATTCAGAATGTTCCACCTTTACCGAACAGTCAAGCGTGACCAACACAAAAGCACTGAAGCAGACAGAAGAAAAGGATCCTGAGCTCTGTCTGGCAGAAGCAATCTGTGCCAGTCACATGCCCTCTGCATGGCAAGGGAGCAATCTTCTTAAAATGTCATGTTGGACATCAATGGACTCAATCAGCAAAGCCTCAGCCAAACAAGGCAGTGGGAGGATTGCAGCAAGAGGCACAGGGACCTTGACAATAAAGAAAAGGTTTAAGAAGAATGAGTTCAGTAAGAGCTGTTTGGATCTGTCTGCAAATAACAGTCAAGCACCTGTAATCCCTGAGCTGAGGATGTTCAGTGATCCGGAGGAAGACAAGCTGGAAAGACTCTCTCAAAGGACTTCCTCGCCCAGTGAAAGCTTGGACTCTTCTGATACTTTCCTGATCAACTCACCTCGAGGTATTGACGAGAGGAAAAAAATAACCATTGGGGCGTCAAAGGCTGAGTCACCCTCAAAATCAGTGCAGTGTCAACCCAAAGGGAGATACAGGTCTCATTTCACCAAGACTGATGGATGTGAGGCTCATAAAAGAGGTTCATCTCAAACCAGGATTGCCAAAGGGAGATCCTCTGAACCAAACACAACATTGAGAGCAAGTTTAAGCAGCGGCTCATTTCCAAACAGTGAAGAACGTCCATCGCTGACTGGTCACCATAGAATGTCTCGCGTCTATTCATCAGTGTCAGCAGGACAAAAGTCACGGTTTCAATCAAGGGTAGTGACCAGGAAACCTCAACCCCCATTTCAAGGTAACAGGAAGATCTTGACATCTAAGATATCACCGTCCAACTACAGCAGATCTCTTTCTCTAGCTTGCAGTGGGGCCTCTGCTGAGGTGGGTGGGTGGATGGTGGCTAGTGGCCATTGTCCAACAGAGAGTCCTCGTTCATCCCTCGGTGCTACTAAAGCTCGGAGCAAAAGCGAGGCCAATCTGAGCTTCCAGGTGCAGAGAGGAGCACTTTTtttcaaaaatgagctggttggaCAGTTTGGAAGGTATGGCTGTGGCCGAGCAGATCTGAACCTCCCTTACGGCATACACACCACCCCTCAGGGTGCCATGTATGTGGTGGACTACGGGAACAAGCGGCTACAGGCCATGAACAGGAAAGGAGACGTCACCCAACAGGTTGGGTTGGAGCGAGGGGCATACTTCGATGTTGCAGTGAACAACCAGGGCCTATTGGCTCTGACCAGCATCCCCAATAAGTCGGTAGATGTTTACAGCAGGCATGGGAAGCTCCTCAGTGTCATCACTGAGAACTTCCAGAACCCGCGGGGCATCACTGCCAACATCTGTGGCCAGTTCCTCATCACTGACACCAAACGAGGAACCATCTCAGTCTTGACCCTGGACCCACGCACTGCGCAAAGGATTGATAACAATGTCGTGTCCGGCTTCAATAAGCCTTATTTCATCAGCACCAACTGCTCCGAGCATGTTGCTGTCTCAGAGAGAGGTTTTGATGGCGGCTGCTGTGTGAAGGTTCTGGACAGAGACTTGCAAGTTCttggtgtcctgggcagcaccaagtCCAGTTTGACCATCGAGCTTTCTAACCCATGGGGCATCTGCATCGATGACCAGGGCAATGTGCTGGTGGTAGACTGGGGCCGCAGACACACAATCATCCTTTTCCCACCACAAGGACCCGCCTGCACTGTTGTGGAGGATGGACTCAGAAGCCCTCGGGGTCTTGGACTGGTCCAAGATGGACACATCGCAGTGGTGGACAGCATGCACAACTGCATCAAGGTCTTTCGCTACAGATAGAGAAAGTCCGCAAGTAGACACAACGCCGCTGAATCAGTAGAACTGAGTTCCACACCCAACAACCTGACAACTAAAACATAAGAATTAATTTATTTTATTAATCATTTCTAATTCTGAGTGTTTTTGAACTCCTCCTATGCCATTGACCCTGGTCATCCTGTGTAATCCAATGTTGCACATTTCCAGCCCTGTctaacctctcaggtggatggaacacaggggagttctcccgatgtcctggccaacatttcgccCTCATCCAACACCACcggaacagattatctgatcatttatcgcaTTTGTATTTTGGGATCCTGCTGTGACAATTTTGGTTGCAAACTTTCAGCCTGAACCTGGGTGAGGAGCTGGGGAAAGTGATGGAATCAAGGGGCTGGGAGGTAAAGTGTTGAGAATTGCTTCTGTCTTGAGATGGAGAGAATTCTGGCTCATCTTGACTTAATGGTTGGTGAGATAGCTCAGTAAGAATTGTGGATTCAAGGGATGTAGCAAAGAGTGGAAGCTGGGtatcagtgtacatatggaaacaGTCGTATAATGTCAACAAGATGCAAAGTGCAAACCAGGAACAAGCAAATGGCTTCAGGCTTGGAAGGCTAAGTGATTGTAGATACAGTCTCTTCATTTTTAAAAATTGCCATgtgtagagatagggaagggctagGGCATGTAGATTACTGCAGATCATTAACTTGTTTGTGTGTGATTTGTGGAGGAATATCATATGACAGACAGGAAAATACCCTTTGGTCCATtccgcctgtcccacacaattatcacaacatatacactccaccccacccgaaaccacaatctcctgggagaggcaaaaaaacaagtAGAAAACCCAGGCCCCGAAATATCTTGCAAATTCCTGTCCGACCCAGCTAGgcaatcgaaactaatccaggagctcactctggccctgaattccctgcagtacctgcctTCTGTAAGAAATGATCTTCACCCCAGCTAGAAACAGATGCAGTTATCGTTTGAAGGAGTTCAGTAAATCGGGGTCTATCACACGAGACAGCAACCTATTCCAGAGgtcattgttgctggatcaaaatcctggaactccctccctaacaacactgtgggagtacctttaccacacggactgcagcagttgaccaccactttctcaaggggcaattagggacgggcaataaatgccagccttgccagcgacacccacatcccaagaatgaatttttaaatcCAACTTTCGCTTGAAGGAGTTCAGCGAATCAGCATCGATCACACGAGACGGCAGCCTATTCCAGAGgtccactgttctctgggaaaagaaccacctcctgacaactAACCTCGATCTGGCCTGACACAACTTCAATTGTGACCTCCGGCCCTCCCTAATctattggaacaaactgtcaattGGAGCACGATCTATTTCCTTCATCATTTTATAAACCTTAATCGGATCACCAATATGGCTACACTTCTCTAAAGCAGAgttccaactcttttagcctatcttgataaataAGATGCTTTAAACTTGTAATTAGTCTAGTggttctcctctgcaccctttcaaagcctcaatatcacattACAAGATGTTTAGGGTTCACTGTTACTTTTTTAATTCttccctgggatgtgggcatctctggcaaggccgacatttattgcccatccctaattgctccttgagaaggtggtggtgagccgccttcttgacccactgcagtccatgtggtgaagatgctcccacagcgctgttagagagggagttccaggattgtgacctggcgacgatgaaggaacggacgatatatttccaagtcggcatGGTGTGTGATtgagaggggaatgtggaggtggtggtgttcctatgcgcctgctgcccttgtccttctaggtggtagaggtcgcgggtttgggagttactgccaaagaagccttggcgagttgctgcagtgcatcttgtagatgtcaaGTGATTAAACCAGAAGAGAGAAATAAGAAAGTTGTGAGTAAATCACATGTTTTACAGTATAACAATGTGagtaaatcacgtttgacaaatttgctggatttctttgaggacataacgagcagcgtggataaaggtcgggctgggtgggccacattgtccacatgccagacacgagactcccaaaacaagcgctctactcggaactccttcatggcaaatgagccaaaggtgggcagaggaaacgttacaagaacaccctcaaagcctccctcaaagtgcaacatccccaccaacatctgggagtccttaaccaaagaccgctctaagtggaggaagtgcatccgggcgggcgctgagcacctcgtgtttcatagccaagagcgtgcagaaaacaaacacaggcagcagaaggagcatgcggcaaaccagtcccaccctccccttccctcaacgactatctgtcccacctgtgataggaactgtggttctcgtattggactgttcagccacttaagggctcattttaagagtggaagcaagtcttccttgattccgacagactgcctatgatgatgatgataaaggggaaccagtagatgtcgtgtatttggatttccagaaggccggcatggacacgatgggccgaaatggcctcctcccatgttgtaaatgtctatgattctatgaaggcattcgataaggtgccacataaaaggttactgtacaagataagaggtcatggggttgcgggtaatttataagcatggatagaggattggctacctaacagaaaatagagagtcatgataaatgggtcattttccggttggcaaacagtgactagtggggtgccacagggatcagtgctggggcctcaactatttacaatctatattgatgacttggatgaagggaccgagtgtaatgtagccaaattttctgatgatacaaaaatggatgggaaagcaagttgtgaggaggacgcaaagaatcggcaaagggatataaacaggtgaagtgagtgcgcaaaaatttgccagatggagtataatgtaggaaaatgtgaggttatccactttggtaagaaaaataaaaaagcaaattattatttaaatggggagagattacaaagtgctgcagtacagagggacctgggggtccttgtacatgaaacacaaaaagttagtatgcaggtacagcacgtaatcaggaaggcaaatggaatgttggcctttattgcaagggggatagagtataaaagcagagaagtcctgctacagagtattggtgcgaccacacctggagtaccgagtacagttttggtctccttatttaaggggggatatacttgcataggaggcagtttagagaaggttcacgaggttgattcctgagttaaaggggttgtcttatgaagaaagattgagcaggttgggcctatactcattggagtttagaagaatgagaggtgatcttatcgaaacatacacgattctgagggggcttgacagggtagatgcagagaggatgtttcccctcgtgggggaatctagaactagggggcatagtttcagaataaggggtcgtcattttaaaacagaaatgaggaggaatttcttctctgaggggtgtgaatctttggaattctctaccccaaagagcagtggaggctgggtcattgaatatatttaaggctgagattgacagatttttacataagaacagaagaattaggaacaggagtaggccatctagcccctcgagcctgctccgccatccaacaagatcatggctgatctggccgtggactcagctccacttacccgcccgctccccataacccttaattcccttattggttaaaaatctatcgattctgatttgaatacattcaatgagctagcctcaacttcttccttgggcagagaattccacagattcacaaccctctgggagaagaaattccttctcaactcggttttaaattggctcccccgtattttgaggctgtgccccctagttctagtctccccaaccagtggaaacaacctctctgcctctatcttgtctatccatttcattattttaaatgtttccataagatcacctctcatccttctgaactgcaacgagtaaagacccagtctactcaatctatcatcataaggtaaccccctcatctccagaatcagcctagtgaatcgtctctgtactccctccaaagctagtatatccttccttaagtaaggtgaccaaaactgtacgcagtactccaggtgcggcctcaccaataccctgtacagttgcagcaggacctccctgcttttgtactccatccctctcgcaatgaaggccaacattccattcgccttcctgcaaattttgttacactacattctgtccgctcttccagatcatctatgtataatgtaaacagttgtggtcccagcaccgatctctgtggcacaccactaaccaccgaattccaacccgaaaaggacccatttatcccgactctgctttctgttagccagccaattctcgatccatgctaatacatttcctctgactccgcatacctttatcttctgcagtaaccatttgtgtggcaccttatcgaatgccttttggaaatctaaatacaccacatccatcggtacacctctatccaccatgttcattatatcctcaaagaattccagtaaattagttaaacatgatttccccttcatgaatccatgttgag
This genomic interval carries:
- the LOC139275325 gene encoding uro-adherence factor A encodes the protein MGEYIDLLSKLQKDYQRLEDLRTSNIKEHERTFNSSEHVRLLILQQEQAILRKVEEEQCELERQLTALQEANQISLQEGISKIDQKQEQILLLCSKLQTLINSGGKHIGAREIRDEIAKIFPKEKSFNITLKKPQFAPRLQQGLKLGKIVSEERSIQFSFSSLCQGGEMRSPSITGEQKCSSVQKCRVKTGNTTLSEILDINSTFPWQNLDCDSISQSYALVGDPSRAQDDFFQDSMEDQVNWKGSDGERLSEEGMLPLKSSGNKISLRVSDCQTVPSPNTESYSTIGSKAPGSEGCGRCRSSEKVNISASWLDGGCVPHTSPEVLEKLEVLEQRNIAVPLTVRASWIKRDPSTNRATDIPGPVSSQCPDVQISGQSGPDRNYQTPKSLAEDSTSSSVTFNDNFHIQRDQQPISTLSSVTKNKPEPALGSQTMTSPANAHEDSTTQVHPTASVPNTDLHNPFSQLRNSHCTVTHRNKANQSNPTDHQDCLGGDSTSSSSPLETSSPFDCESIFRVTAAFISDEDSECSTFTEQSSVTNTKALKQTEEKDPELCLAEAICASHMPSAWQGSNLLKMSCWTSMDSISKASAKQGSGRIAARGTGTLTIKKRFKKNEFSKSCLDLSANNSQAPVIPELRMFSDPEEDKLERLSQRTSSPSESLDSSDTFLINSPRGIDERKKITIGASKAESPSKSVQCQPKGRYRSHFTKTDGCEAHKRGSSQTRIAKGRSSEPNTTLRASLSSGSFPNSEERPSLTGHHRMSRVYSSVSAGQKSRFQSRVVTRKPQPPFQGNRKILTSKISPSNYSRSLSLACSGASAEVGGWMVASGHCPTESPRSSLGATKARSKSEANLSFQVQRGALFFKNELVGQFGRYGCGRADLNLPYGIHTTPQGAMYVVDYGNKRLQAMNRKGDVTQQVGLERGAYFDVAVNNQGLLALTSIPNKSVDVYSRHGKLLSVITENFQNPRGITANICGQFLITDTKRGTISVLTLDPRTAQRIDNNVVSGFNKPYFISTNCSEHVAVSERGFDGGCCVKVLDRDLQVLGVLGSTKSSLTIELSNPWGICIDDQGNVLVVDWGRRHTIILFPPQGPACTVVEDGLRSPRGLGLVQDGHIAVVDSMHNCIKVFRYR